TACAAGGATCGATGTCTCCACAACAGCGTGACAATACTATCAAGTATTTCATGGATAATACTGAAGTAGAAGTATTCTTGGTTTCTTTGAAAGCCGGTGGTGTCGCCCTTAATTTGTGTGAAGCCTCTCAAGTATTTTTGATGGACCCCTGGTGGAATCCAAGTGTTGAATGGCAGTCCATGGATAGGGTGCATAGAATTGGCCAAAAGAGACCTATTCGAATTACCAGATTTTGTATTGAGGACAGTATAGAGATGAAGATTATTGAGTTacaggaaaagaaagccAATATGATTCATGCTACTATAAACCACGACGACGGTGCGGTGAATCGTTTGACTCCCGATGACTTGCAGTTCTTGTTTATGAACTAAATGGGGTTTGTATAAGACTTTATTGTATTATCTGCAATCATACATATTAGCAATTTAGATTCGtaaaattttgcaactataGTTACAACCGTACAACTGATTGTTATCTTCACGTGACTTGATATCACTCAAAATGCTGCGAAATTTACTCTGACTCATCTACGGCGTATCTCCAGGCATTAGGAAAGTAACCAGTTGACATGCAGGACCATTGATTTTATCGAGTCACCAATAGcggagtgaaaaattgtgaAAAGTTTTGATGAATTGGGAGTCTAATTTtgtttcatcttcttgtttcttgCAATTagatagaagaaaaagaattgacAGAATAGTTCTTTTAACAGtgaacaatttcattgaaaCTCATAGTTATTACAACTTTTCTAAATTCTTGCTATTGTCATACCAATCGTGCTTAACATGTCTTTCTGGTCAGAGTATTTGGATAGTCCAACTTTGTCTGTGTTACCAcatgacttcttgaagccTGCCAATAACCAGTCGGTCGAGGCTACCTATagttttgaaattgaaaaggaagagaGCTTTATTACTGGACTTGCTGTCTTTTCTGCATTAATCTACAGATTGACTGGAGACGAGGACATAGTCATTGCTACAGATGCGAAGACTTCAGGAACTGAGTTCATCATCAGATTGAGTTTGACACCAGAGTTGAGTTTTGATCAATTAGTTGCTAATGTCACCAAGGAATTCGAAAATAATGTTGCCAAGATTGACTACACTTCTCTTTCGGAGGTATCAGAACAGATAAGAGCTGCTaagaaattggaagaaCATCCAGGCTTGTTCAGGTTATCATATCAGCACTCGAATCCTAACCAACAGCTATCCACCACTGTTGAGGGCTCCATTCGTGATTTGGCTGTATTCACAGAAGGCAACAAGTTCACCATTTTCTACAACAGTTTGCTCTATAAGCATGACAGAGTTGTTGTATTTGGAGAACAGTTTTCGCAATACATTGCTAAAGCTTCCTCCAATTCAAATGTTCAGATTACAAAGGTTAACTTGATCACTCCATCTCAGAAGGAACATTTGCCAGATCCAACTTTGGACTTGGACTGGGGCGGATACCGTGGAGCCATCCAAGACATCTTCATGAAGAATGCCTTAGCACATCCAGAAAAACCATGTGTGATTGAAACCAAGTCGTTCTTGGATCCTTCTACAAAGACTCGAACCTTCAACTACAAACAAATCAATCAGGCTTCCAACGTAGTAGGTAACTATTTGAAGGAAACTGGTATCAAGAAAGGAGATATAGTCATGATCTACGCTTACAGAGGTGTTGATTTGATGGTAGCTGTGATGGGTGTCTTGAAGGCTGGTGCCACCTTTTCTGTGATTGACCCTGCCTACCCTCCAGCTAGACAAAATATCTACCTCTCTGTAGCCAAGCCTTCTGGGTTAATTGGGTTGGAAAAGGCTGGGACCTTAGACTCATTAGTTGTGGATTACATCAAAAACGAGTTGAAGGTAGTTACCACAATTCctcaattgaaaatcaaCGATGACGGTTCATTGGTCGGAGGTGTGATTGAAGGCCAATCCGCTGATTGTTTACAAGGCTACGAAAAGTTCCAAGATCAGGCTACAGGAGTCATTGTTGGTCCTGATTCCAATCCTACTCTTTCATTCacttctggttctgaagGTATTCCCAAGGGTGTTTTGGGTCGTCATTACTCTTTGGCTTACTATTTCCCATGGATGGCAAAGACTTTTGGATTGTCTGAAAAGGACAAGTTTACCATGTTGTCTGGTATTGCTCATGATCCAATCCAAAGAGATATGTTCACGCCTTTATTTTTGGGGGCTCAATTGTTGGTGCCCACTGCAGACGATATTGGAACTCCAGGTAAATTGGCAGATTGGATGGCTGAATATGGTGCTACTGTAACTCATTTGACACCAGCTATGGGTCAATTGTTGAGCGCTCAAGCTTCTACACCAATTCCAAGTTTGCATCATGCCTTCTTTGTTGGTGATATTTTGACGAAGAGAGACTGTTTGAGATTGCAAACTTTGGCAGAAAACGTTTTTATTGTAAATATGTACGGTACTACTGAAACTCAAAGGTCGGTGTCCTTCTTCGAGATTAAGAGCAGAAAGGCTGATTCAActtacttgaagaacttaaAGGATGTCATGCCAGCAGGTACCGGTATGTACAATGTCCAGTTGCTAGTTGTCAACAGAAATGACAGATCGCAAACTTGTGGTGTTGGTGAAGTAGGAGAAATCTACGTTAGAGCAGCTGGACTTGCCGAAGGGTACAGAGGGTTGccagacttgaacaaagaaaagtttgTTACTAACTGGTATGTTGATTCTAGCGAATGGGTTAAGAAAGACGAGGAAAACAAgaagccagaagaagtatgGAGAGAACACGGATGGTTGGGTCCAAGAGACAGATTGTACAGAACTGGAGATTTAGGACGTTATCTTCCAGATGGTAATGTTGAATGTTGTGGTCGTGCTGACGATCAAGTCAAGATCAGAGGGTTCAGAATTGAATTGGGAGAAATCGACACCCACTTGTCACAACATCCCTTGGTCAGGGAGAACGTTACTTTGGTTAGAAGAGACAAAAACGAAGAACCAACATTGATTTCATATATAGTTCCCAAAGAGTCTCCCGAATTGGCTCAATTTAAGGCTGAAGTGGACGATGAAACCGACTCTGATCCTATTGTTCAAGGTTTAGTTTCCTACAGAGAATTGATAAAGGACATCaagaactacttgaagaagagattggcATCTTATGCTGTGCCAACTGTAGTGGTTCCTCTTGCTAAATTGCCTTTGAACCCTAACGGTAAGGTGGACAAGCCAAAATTGCCATTCCCAGATACGGCACAATTGTCAGCTGTGGCCAAATTGGTTGCCAGCAGTAGAGCTGGTGGAGCTGAAGCCgccgaagaagaagaattctcTAAGTTAGAAGAAGTTATCAGAGATTTGTGGTTAGAGGTTTTGCCCACCAGACCAGCAACGATTTCCAAGGACGACTCGTTCTTTGACTT
This window of the Scheffersomyces stipitis CBS 6054 chromosome 6, complete sequence genome carries:
- the LYS2 gene encoding L-aminoadipate-semialdehyde dehydrogenase, large subunit (L-aminoadipate-semialdehyde dehydrogenase large subunit (Alpha-aminoadipate reductase) (Alpha-AR)~go_function catalytic activity; cofactor binding~go_process metabolism), encoding MSFWSEYLDSPTLSVLPHDFLKPANNQSVEATYSFEIEKEESFITGLAVFSALIYRLTGDEDIVIATDAKTSGTEFIIRLSLTPELSFDQLVANVTKEFENNVAKIDYTSLSEVSEQIRAAKKLEEHPGLFRLSYQHSNPNQQLSTTVEGSIRDLAVFTEGNKFTIFYNSLLYKHDRVVVFGEQFSQYIAKASSNSNVQITKVNLITPSQKEHLPDPTLDLDWGGYRGAIQDIFMKNALAHPEKPCVIETKSFLDPSTKTRTFNYKQINQASNVVGNYLKETGIKKGDIVMIYAYRGVDLMVAVMGVLKAGATFSVIDPAYPPARQNIYLSVAKPSGLIGLEKAGTLDSLVVDYIKNELKVVTTIPQLKINDDGSLVGGVIEGQSADCLQGYEKFQDQATGVIVGPDSNPTLSFTSGSEGIPKGVLGRHYSLAYYFPWMAKTFGLSEKDKFTMLSGIAHDPIQRDMFTPLFLGAQLLVPTADDIGTPGKLADWMAEYGATVTHLTPAMGQLLSAQASTPIPSLHHAFFVGDILTKRDCLRLQTLAENVFIVNMYGTTETQRSVSFFEIKSRKADSTYLKNLKDVMPAGTGMYNVQLLVVNRNDRSQTCGVGEVGEIYVRAAGLAEGYRGLPDLNKEKFVTNWYVDSSEWVKKDEENKKPEEVWREHGWLGPRDRLYRTGDLGRYLPDGNVECCGRADDQVKIRGFRIELGEIDTHLSQHPLVRENVTLVRRDKNEEPTLISYIVPKESPELAQFKAEVDDETDSDPIVQGLVSYRELIKDIKNYLKKRLASYAVPTVVVPLAKLPLNPNGKVDKPKLPFPDTAQLSAVAKLVASSRAGGAEAAEEEEFSKLEEVIRDLWLEVLPTRPATISKDDSFFDLGGHSILGTRMIFELRKRLNVDVPLGVIFKNPSIEAFAKEVEKFIKGSDFQLADGKETEEEAEEIIDYSKDAAELAQSALLEKYDSLKELDTSKTINVFVTGGTGFLGSFIIRDILTSRPNQSFKIYAHVRASSKEAGLERLRKAGLTYGIWQDEWSKNIEVVLGDLSKPQFGLDDTDWVQLANEIDVIVHNGAFVHWVYPYSQLRDANVNGTINVLNLCGQGKAKFFSFVSSTSALDTDYFVHLSDELIAKGLPGLPESDNLQGSAKGLGNGYGQSKWAAEYIIRAAGKRGLRGCITRPGYVTGFSQTGASNTDDFLLRMLKGSAELGFYPNISNNVNMVPVDHVARVVVATALHPPVDTELAVAHVTGHPRIEFNDFLGTLKTYGYNVDIVDYPEWRKELERFVVEDSKESALFPLLHFVLDNLPQDTKAPELDDSNAATSLKADAAWTGVDFSSGRGVDAKQMSIYISYLIKTGFLPVPTGEGAKLPQIEISKVTLDLINSGASARSSAAAPK